In a single window of the Parafrankia discariae genome:
- a CDS encoding GNAT family N-acetyltransferase, protein MTTSGPPRVRVAQVADTEQIARLLRAFNAEYDEPAPEQGWLADRVALLLGQGATAVLLVEASTTWDDTARDDVARDDAAGFALARFRPSLWDDADECYLAELYIRPELRGRGLGRILLTATMEHASRRGATYMDLTTTNADVAAVALYESVGFDRHERRGPGTDSYYFEIDLPGPDHRAGDA, encoded by the coding sequence ATGACGACGAGCGGCCCGCCGCGCGTCCGTGTCGCTCAGGTCGCCGACACGGAGCAGATCGCGCGGCTGCTCCGGGCGTTCAACGCGGAGTACGACGAGCCGGCGCCCGAACAGGGCTGGCTCGCGGACCGGGTCGCGCTCCTGCTCGGGCAGGGCGCGACGGCGGTGCTGCTCGTCGAGGCGTCCACGACCTGGGATGACACGGCCCGGGACGACGTGGCCCGGGACGACGCGGCCGGGTTCGCCCTGGCCCGGTTCCGGCCCTCGCTGTGGGACGACGCCGACGAGTGCTACCTGGCCGAGCTGTACATCCGGCCCGAGCTGCGGGGACGCGGGCTGGGTCGGATCCTGCTCACGGCGACGATGGAGCACGCGAGCCGGCGTGGGGCGACGTACATGGACCTGACGACGACCAACGCCGACGTCGCCGCGGTCGCGCTGTACGAGAGTGTCGGCTTCGACCGGCACGAACGCCGCGGCCCGGGCACGGACTCGTACTACTTCGAAATAGACCTGCCCGGCCCCGACCACCGAGCCGGCGACGCGTAA
- a CDS encoding DUF6221 family protein: protein MTDLRTRILARLDQLEQTARDVPGASIWNARQVAGMTRVAPAVAEHIAQWSPARVLPWTSGARELTGLHHDVDGRCATCLDAYPCPTLSVVARTLGIIPSGSGGVVV, encoded by the coding sequence GTGACGGATCTGCGCACCCGAATTCTCGCCCGTCTGGATCAGCTCGAACAGACCGCTCGCGACGTTCCCGGGGCGTCGATCTGGAACGCCCGGCAGGTCGCGGGCATGACCCGGGTCGCGCCCGCGGTCGCCGAGCACATCGCCCAGTGGAGCCCGGCTCGCGTCCTGCCCTGGACCAGCGGCGCCCGCGAACTCACCGGGCTGCATCACGACGTCGACGGGCGCTGCGCCACCTGCCTCGATGCGTATCCCTGCCCGACCCTGTCGGTGGTCGCCCGCACCCTCGGCATCATCCCGAGTGGTTCAGGCGGCGTGGTCGTGTAG
- a CDS encoding hydrogenase maturation nickel metallochaperone HypA, with amino-acid sequence MHEAGLARSAVSAIAEASAGTPVRTVVLAAAAGVDIASATAAWRSAAVGTCLENTRLSWEHAADRLRCFACGHEYDGARLDPCPSCGGNGLVVTAADELAVVSWTT; translated from the coding sequence ATGCATGAGGCCGGCCTCGCCCGCTCCGCGGTCAGCGCCATCGCGGAGGCCAGCGCGGGAACCCCGGTACGGACGGTGGTGCTCGCCGCGGCGGCCGGGGTCGACATCGCCTCGGCCACCGCCGCGTGGCGGTCCGCCGCCGTCGGGACCTGCCTGGAGAACACCCGGCTTTCCTGGGAGCACGCGGCGGACCGGCTGCGCTGCTTCGCCTGCGGCCACGAGTATGACGGCGCCCGGCTCGACCCGTGCCCGTCCTGCGGCGGCAACGGGCTCGTCGTGACGGCCGCGGACGAGCTGGCCGTGGTCAGCTGGACCACCTGA
- a CDS encoding serine/threonine-protein kinase — MVVSRGTPLRAADPRSIGAHVLDNVLGSGGMGRVYLAHSPDGRPVAVKIIHEHLARDERYLARFQREARIACSVAPFCTAEVLDFGVFDGRPYIVTEFLDGPTLASAVDEHGPLSTTDLHQLAVAIAAALTSIHSAGLVHRDIKPDNVLLSKTGPRVIDFGVALSLESGSLLTSASDTVGTPAFMAPEQATHETTTAAADVFAWGGVVAFAGTGKPPFGIAAIPVVMHRVVYDEPGLDGLDPRLLPLVRAAMSKDPAGRPSAAELLGELTGSTTRPMAEVLAARSLAEESAQESRAVAPVLTVAGLGPPAEPPPAASLASLRSAAVQPAGPQRHRGTGRRGRGRRRAAAAAAATAMTLGVASVALAVVYHPTDSDRATPPPAAVAGAASTATVPSAPGVPVGTPTAVGVPPQPTPGGTASGAPSPQASGVVVVTTPAPVGAGLQPSADPSRAQYWIGVLATLDQARVAAYETVDVGLLAGVYTAGSSARADDETAIRSMAAIGGHGQGGRQVIEAVTVLTETSSIAVLHFRSHMTPFAVVGASGGVVSRQPATGSVVQEINLVGTPDGWRVSQVTPV; from the coding sequence ATGGTGGTCAGCCGGGGGACGCCGCTGCGGGCGGCTGATCCCCGGTCCATCGGAGCGCACGTCCTGGACAATGTCCTCGGCAGCGGTGGGATGGGCCGGGTGTACCTGGCCCACTCGCCGGACGGCCGTCCCGTCGCCGTCAAGATCATTCACGAGCATCTGGCCCGTGACGAGCGGTATCTGGCCCGGTTCCAGCGGGAGGCCAGGATCGCGTGCAGCGTGGCGCCGTTCTGCACCGCGGAGGTGCTGGACTTCGGGGTGTTCGACGGGCGGCCCTACATCGTCACCGAGTTCCTGGACGGGCCGACGCTCGCGAGCGCGGTCGACGAGCACGGGCCGCTGTCCACCACCGACCTGCACCAGCTCGCCGTGGCGATCGCGGCCGCGCTCACCTCGATCCACAGCGCCGGCCTCGTCCACCGGGACATCAAGCCCGACAACGTGCTGCTGTCGAAGACCGGGCCGCGGGTCATCGACTTCGGCGTGGCGCTGTCGCTGGAGTCCGGCTCGCTGCTGACCAGTGCCTCCGACACCGTCGGCACGCCCGCCTTCATGGCACCCGAACAGGCCACGCACGAGACGACGACCGCGGCCGCCGACGTGTTCGCGTGGGGTGGCGTCGTCGCCTTCGCCGGGACGGGTAAGCCACCGTTCGGGATCGCCGCCATACCGGTCGTCATGCACCGGGTGGTGTACGACGAGCCAGGCCTCGACGGCCTGGATCCCCGGCTGCTCCCGCTCGTGCGCGCCGCGATGAGCAAGGATCCGGCCGGCCGGCCGAGCGCCGCCGAGCTGCTCGGCGAGCTGACCGGATCGACGACCCGCCCGATGGCCGAGGTGCTGGCGGCCCGATCGCTCGCGGAGGAGTCGGCGCAGGAGTCACGGGCCGTGGCCCCGGTCCTGACCGTCGCCGGTCTCGGACCGCCCGCGGAGCCACCGCCCGCGGCGTCCCTCGCGTCCTTACGGTCGGCGGCCGTTCAGCCGGCGGGCCCGCAGCGGCACCGCGGGACAGGCCGGCGCGGGAGGGGCCGGCGCCGCGCAGCGGCCGCCGCGGCGGCGACAGCGATGACACTCGGTGTCGCGAGCGTGGCCCTGGCCGTCGTCTACCACCCGACGGACTCCGACCGGGCCACGCCACCGCCCGCCGCCGTGGCCGGAGCAGCTTCGACGGCCACGGTGCCGTCGGCGCCCGGCGTACCGGTCGGCACCCCCACAGCGGTGGGCGTGCCCCCGCAGCCCACCCCGGGTGGCACCGCGTCCGGCGCGCCCTCCCCGCAGGCTTCCGGCGTGGTCGTCGTCACCACGCCCGCGCCGGTGGGTGCCGGCCTCCAGCCATCTGCGGACCCGTCCCGCGCGCAGTACTGGATCGGTGTTCTCGCCACGCTCGACCAGGCCCGGGTGGCCGCCTACGAAACCGTGGACGTCGGCCTGCTGGCCGGGGTGTACACCGCCGGCAGCAGCGCACGGGCCGACGACGAGACCGCGATCCGGTCCATGGCCGCGATCGGCGGGCACGGGCAGGGCGGCCGGCAGGTCATCGAGGCGGTGACGGTGCTGACCGAGACCTCGTCCATCGCGGTTCTGCACTTCCGGTCGCACATGACGCCGTTCGCCGTCGTCGGCGCGAGCGGCGGCGTGGTGAGCCGGCAGCCGGCCACCGGTTCGGTGGTGCAGGAGATCAACCTCGTCGGCACGCCGGACGGCTGGCGGGTCTCACAGGTGACGCCGGTCTGA
- a CDS encoding SfnB family sulfur acquisition oxidoreductase translates to MTGPAAETTAIPVITSGAEAIAAARRYAESIADTVIERDRSAAVPVAALAALDASGLLGITVPAEHGGAEVPPGTLAEVIRTIAAVDPAIAQVPQGHFLFVDVLTVWGTVPQQRRLFAEILAGARFGSGLAERGGRHAQELGTRLRPDGAGLRLDGTKYYSTGSITARWIGVSALDEADRLVLAFVERDAPGVSVDDDWDVMGQRATVSGTTTLRAVLVDPALVVPYHRAFEVPQQLGARAQLVHAAIQVGIAGGALRDAGEFVRTRARPFFEAARGGWAESAAQDPHTILRYGRLATRVRAAEELLRWAADRLHEIGRSPRDARQAADGSLAVAQAKAFASEVAAEVASDLFALSGASAADERHDLSRHWRNARTHASHDPVDWKYHHVGNFLLNDVPPPNHGQL, encoded by the coding sequence GTGACCGGCCCGGCGGCCGAGACGACGGCCATCCCGGTGATCACATCGGGCGCGGAGGCGATCGCCGCGGCGCGGCGCTACGCCGAGTCGATCGCCGACACGGTGATCGAACGGGACCGTTCGGCGGCCGTGCCGGTGGCGGCCCTGGCGGCGCTGGACGCCAGCGGCCTGCTCGGCATCACGGTGCCGGCCGAGCACGGCGGCGCGGAGGTGCCACCGGGGACCCTCGCCGAGGTCATCCGCACGATCGCCGCGGTCGATCCGGCCATCGCGCAGGTTCCCCAGGGGCACTTCCTGTTCGTCGACGTGCTGACGGTCTGGGGAACGGTGCCGCAACAGCGGCGGCTGTTCGCGGAGATCCTCGCCGGTGCCCGGTTCGGCAGCGGACTGGCCGAGCGCGGCGGTCGACACGCACAGGAACTCGGCACCAGGCTCCGTCCGGACGGCGCCGGGCTGCGGCTCGACGGGACGAAGTACTACAGCACCGGCTCGATCACCGCGCGGTGGATCGGCGTGAGCGCGCTCGACGAGGCTGACCGCCTGGTGCTGGCGTTCGTCGAGCGCGACGCCCCCGGCGTCTCGGTGGACGACGACTGGGACGTCATGGGGCAGCGCGCCACGGTGAGTGGCACGACGACCCTGCGGGCCGTGTTGGTCGACCCCGCGCTGGTCGTCCCCTACCACCGTGCCTTCGAGGTTCCCCAGCAGTTGGGGGCTCGGGCCCAGCTGGTGCACGCCGCGATCCAGGTCGGGATCGCCGGCGGTGCGCTGCGGGACGCCGGTGAGTTCGTCCGTACCCGGGCCCGGCCGTTCTTCGAGGCCGCGCGTGGCGGCTGGGCCGAATCAGCCGCGCAGGACCCCCACACGATTCTGCGTTACGGCCGGCTGGCCACCCGGGTCCGGGCCGCGGAGGAACTGCTGCGGTGGGCCGCCGACCGGTTGCACGAGATCGGAAGATCCCCGCGGGACGCGCGGCAGGCAGCCGACGGTTCGCTCGCGGTGGCCCAGGCGAAGGCGTTCGCCAGCGAGGTCGCCGCCGAGGTGGCCAGCGATCTGTTCGCGCTGTCCGGCGCCAGCGCCGCCGACGAACGCCATGACCTGAGCCGGCACTGGCGCAACGCCCGCACCCACGCCAGCCACGACCCGGTGGACTGGAAGTACCACCACGTCGGGAACTTCCTCCTCAACGACGTGCCGCCCCCCAACCACGGCCAGCTCTGA
- a CDS encoding DnaJ domain-containing protein has product MHEGSLYETLGIAPTATDAEIRAAYRRAARHAHPDTGGSPRSFQRVHAAYRVLGDPARRRAYDLGLARSAAPTPTAGAAAAPSRPVSRAGDGVPHPDARERRRYLLAMAVCLLLFVLAGTVVRLFSVPAALGMMVVAMVIPPAAVISVSRPPHR; this is encoded by the coding sequence GTGCACGAGGGATCGTTGTACGAAACGCTCGGGATCGCCCCCACCGCGACCGACGCCGAGATCCGGGCCGCGTACCGCCGCGCGGCCCGGCACGCCCATCCGGACACGGGCGGTTCGCCCCGGTCGTTCCAGCGGGTCCACGCCGCCTACCGGGTTCTGGGCGATCCCGCCCGTCGGCGTGCCTACGACCTGGGCCTCGCGCGCTCGGCCGCGCCTACGCCTACGGCCGGGGCCGCGGCCGCGCCGAGCCGGCCGGTCAGCCGGGCCGGTGACGGTGTTCCCCACCCGGACGCGCGGGAGCGGCGCCGCTACCTCCTCGCCATGGCCGTGTGTCTGCTGCTGTTCGTTCTGGCGGGGACGGTCGTCCGGCTGTTCTCCGTCCCAGCGGCGCTGGGGATGATGGTGGTCGCCATGGTCATCCCCCCGGCGGCGGTGATCTCCGTCAGCCGCCCACCGCACCGTTGA